Below is a genomic region from Lemur catta isolate mLemCat1 chromosome 15, mLemCat1.pri, whole genome shotgun sequence.
AGGCAGTGGGGAGTGGTTGGACAAGGAGTCAGGAAACTGGGCTCTGATCTTGGTAGGGACACTGGCCCACTGTGTAACTCTGGTCacattctgggcctcagtttacctatCTACAAATTAAGAGGGTTAAACTGGATGGTCCCTTCCTTTGAGGGGACCATCTGTCAATCATTGAGGCTCTAAACCCCAGCACCAGGAGACGGTGTGGGTAGGTTGGTTCTGCAGGAGGTTAGGCTATGGGATGGCCAAGGCAGCAGATGTGGTTGGACCTCAAGGTCAAGGGAATTACAGAGGATAAGCCATCATGAGCTAAGGAATTAGATGGATCAGGCTAGGTGCATTGGCTCatatctataatcccagcaatttgggaggctgaggtgggaggattgcttcagacCAGGAgattaagaccagcctgggcaacatagtgagaccctatctcttcaaaaaacatttaaaacttaggccaggcatggtggctcacgcctgtaatcccagcactctgagaggccgaggtgggaggatcgctcaaagtcaggagtttgagaccagcctgagcaagaacgagaccctgtctctactgaagaaatagaaagaaattagctggacaactaaaaatatatagaaaaaactagccgagcatggtggcacatgcttgtagtcccagctacttgggaggctaaggcagaaggattgcttgagcccaggagtttgaggttgctgtgagctaggctgatgccactgtactttcacctgggcaacagagcgagactctgtctcaaaaaaaaaaaaaaaaaaaaattaaaaattagccaggcatggtggtgtgcaccttgtagtcccagctactctgaaggctgaggagcccaggaatttgaggttgcagtgagctataatcgggccactgcactccagcctgtgggacagagtgagaacttgtctcagaaataaaagcgggggtgggaggaggggattaGATGGATCCACGTGGATATTCACATTCATGATCCCTTGtcacccctgcccctgcagagcacaggagaggaggtggagaGGAAAAGCCTGGCCTAGCTACTGAAATCACAGAGGAAGTTCTGCAGTGTGTTCTGGAAGACAGTAGCATAAAAACTAGCATTTGTGCAGCACTTCACAAAGCACCTTCATGTCCTCTCAAGCATGAAGCAGTGTTCTCACTTGCTAAGACACCAGGGACCAGTGGGTGAAGTGACACACCCAAAGTCAAAGACAAATCTCATCTTCTGGCTTCAAATCCTTCCTTCCCACCACCCAGTGAAATTAGGAGAGGCGGCGTGGGCTGTGAAGACGGTTGGGATCTGGAGGCCCTGGGCAGGTCCAAGCCCTCTTTGGTTCCTGGCATGAAGAGGAGTTCAAAGTGCCAACTTGGGAGCCAAGGGCTCCAGCAAATTGAGAAAACTGGAGCCAGTTCCAACCCAGAGCACAAAATCAGCTGGAAAACTCATAGGCGACCCTATCAGACTTGAGGCACCTCAAAGAACCCCTTCCAACTCTTAGAGGGGCCACAACCCAGCACgggagaaaactgaaatggagccACAGCGTCCCCCGGCAGGCAGGAGGGTTGGGCACGGTAGGAGCCAGGAGATGAGGCCTCAGAGAGGCATTTTCCAAGGAAAAGGCTGAGAGAAGTTGGCTCACCAGGGAAGAAGGTGCCACAGGACACGGTAGGAGGGCAGAGGAGagtagggggagggagggaggtggggataCAGGTTGCTGGAGGCAATGAATGTACAACAGGGCCCACCCAATTCTGTCCCCCAGGCCTGCCACCTGGGGATTCTTCTGCCCAGTCAGGCTCTGGGCAAGGAGGAAGGTTCTGGAAGGCAGAGTCCCAGCCCCAGCGGGAAGAGGGGTGATGGAAGGTGACAACATCAAGGCCTTGCGAGGGGAGGCCGGGGCAGGGAATGGAAATGGGGCCTGGTCTCCTCTGATGGCAGAGTTCATCAGGGTCCAGGATCTGCCTCCTCTTGGCATCACCCAGCCAAGCCATGGCTCAGGTATCTGACACCTGGGCCCCGAGTCACATGCCAGGAAACCCAACACTCTTGGGCCCCAGCCCCCAACTTCCCACAGCTACAGCAAACAGGGCTTCTGGAGGAGGAAGCGGGTCTCCAGAGCTGAGCAGCAGGGAGGCTACTTCCGGGgagagggcagcagccaggaGAAGGCTCTGCCACCAACAGGGGTGAgagactgggaggaggagggagagggagggggagggccagcagggcagaagggacagaactggggcaggcagaggggtGGGTGCTCCCAGAAAAGAGGTTGATGGGCTTAGAAGGCAGCGCCAGAAGCACATCTTACCTAATCATCTAGCCTAGCTGGACGCCCTGAAATCCAATCCCGGATCTGTCCCCCTTCTCTCCAGCACACTAGTGCCAGCCAGACCTGCGGGTGCCTCCCTGGCCCACCTGGCAGCCACCCAAATAGCTAGGGGAAGGACTTTACCCCAGCAAGAGAAATCAATATGTGGGCAGAGGCAGCAATTTAGAAACCCCCAGACCCAGAATGACCAACAGGGCCTTGGACCAAGAACCCTCAGAAATCGGCCTTCTGGAATCAATAAACCCTATGAGCCTCAGGCCCAGGGGATTCTTTTCCCAAAGGGCCCTATTGAGGAGCCCTAGATCAAAAGAGACCCCCAAGGAGGAAGTAAGAAAGTCACCCAGATCTGAGAGAACCCCCAAAAGAGTTACCTCGGACAGAGAGAGCTGGCAGAGGGGTGGAATTCTCTTCACTCACTCTTCCTCTATGTGGTCTTTTCTTCCCCAGATCCTACTCCACTCCAGGACTATGCCAATCTGTGGCCATGCTCCCACCAGCCAGTCACCTCCTGTCCCTCCTGCTGGTGATAGGCACAGGTGGTACCGTGCCCAGCCCCCGGGTGCCTCCCCGGGGCTGCTACGTGGCGGAGGAAGACGGTGAGCGGACATTCCGCTGCAGCCAGGCGGGCCTGAGCGCTGTGCCCACCGGCATCCCCAACGACACCCGCAAGCTCTACCTGGATGCCAACCAGCTGGCATCAGTGCCAGCTGGTGCCTTCCAGCACCTGCCTGTCCTGGAGGAGCTGGATCTGTCCCATAACGCCCTTGCCCACCTCTCGGGGGCTGCTTTCCAGGGCCTGGCGGGCACTCTGCGCCACCTCGACCTCTCTGCCAACCAGCTGGCCTCAGTGCCCGTGGAGGCCTTCGTGGGGCTGCAGATCCAAGTGAACCTGTCTGCCAACCCGTGGCACTGCGACTGTGCCCTCCAGGAGGTGCTCAGGCAGGTGAGGCTGGCGCCGGGCACCGGGACAGGCATCGTGTGTGGCCCAGGAGCGCGCCCAGACCTCGTGGGGCAGGAGTTCCTGCTGCTGGCCCGGGAGGAAGAGctgtgtggggtggggcggggtggggcccGGAGGGGCACAGACGTGGCCCTGCTGGTCACCATGGGGGGCTGGCTGACGCTGGTGGTGGCTTATCTGGTTCACTACGTGTGGCAGAACCGGGATGAGACCCGGCGCTCCCTCAAGCAGGGCCCCGTGCTGCCCGTGCGCGCCACCCTCAGCACAGTGGAGGTGTCCTCCACCCTGAGCACGGTGGTCTGACGAGGGTGCGCCCCACCCTCCTACCCCATGCCGTTCctttcctctgccccctccctctggccccctgcagccccgccccgccctccctgtctcccctgaatacctgctctctctgtctctcaaccAACACCATCTTTCGTACCTGGAGTTTTCGGTGTCTTTCCTGTGCCTGGATTGTGCTAGACTCAGAAAACCCAAAGCTCTGGAGTCCAAAGTCACGGGCGGCTGGGGTGGGCGTGCAGGGTGTGGTGATGGAACAGAGAACGACAGCAGGTGGTGCAGCTGGGGGAGCACCGAGGAGGGCACAAGTGCCCCTGGCCAAGGGCCATCTCAAAGGCTTCACCGCAGAGACGTGTGAACTGACTCCCTGggcagaagagagggagggacccTACAAGAAAGGTCAGGGACAAGGCAAGGACGATGCAAAACAACGTGGAGTGTCTGGGCAGCAGCAAGGCCGACCCCAAGGCTGGAAGAAAGGGTGCAAGGAAGGGCCAGGGGATGAAAGGACCAAGCTTGAGGTGAGGGCAGAAAGTCGGGGTGCAGCCAGGTTTACAAGGACCCATgatctcttcttcccttctctctctgcctccaagaAGCTCCTCCTCAATTCTTGCCTCTCATGTCCCCAGGCTCCTCTTCCTGGGCCCTCAACTGCCCCCCTCCCAGCTCAGAGTCCCCTGCTTCCTTTTCCAGAGACTCCCCATCTCTCTGCCCTCTCCTTTATGCCCCAACGGGTTTCCAGAGCTCCTTCTCCTGGGGTAGAGGTGTTCTCCTCCATGACTGAGCT
It encodes:
- the LRRC3C gene encoding leucine-rich repeat-containing protein 3C, with product MTSSSFVSYSTPGLCQSVAMLPPASHLLSLLLVIGTGGTVPSPRVPPRGCYVAEEDGERTFRCSQAGLSAVPTGIPNDTRKLYLDANQLASVPAGAFQHLPVLEELDLSHNALAHLSGAAFQGLAGTLRHLDLSANQLASVPVEAFVGLQIQVNLSANPWHCDCALQEVLRQVRLAPGTGTGIVCGPGARPDLVGQEFLLLAREEELCGVGRGGARRGTDVALLVTMGGWLTLVVAYLVHYVWQNRDETRRSLKQGPVLPVRATLSTVEVSSTLSTVV